In Candidatus Poribacteria bacterium, the following proteins share a genomic window:
- a CDS encoding Gfo/Idh/MocA family oxidoreductase, with amino-acid sequence MIRVAKISMAHVHAGGYARRIHENPETELVAVWDEEEYGGRGAAEQYEIPFYTDLDEVLSRDDVDAVAVDAITSDHPRVMIAAAEAGKHIFTEKALAITVAECDPIIEAVEKAGVKFMISLPSRANPEILFAKKAIDDGLLGDITFGRGRIAHSAALDSWFSGTSAWFADPVRAGGGALFDLGCHRVDVIRWLMGEPKSAIAKINNFTGNFPIDDNSVSVVEFANKALGVIDVAWTHRSGPNMLEIYGTEGSFAAGHGEMHFETRKLSDEEKAEYIANAPAAPPEPMQQWINAILRDEPMTITIQDGRNLTELMQAFYMSSEQGQSIEFPL; translated from the coding sequence ATGATTAGAGTCGCAAAGATTAGTATGGCGCATGTCCACGCCGGTGGTTATGCCCGAAGAATTCACGAAAACCCTGAAACTGAACTCGTCGCTGTCTGGGACGAAGAGGAATACGGTGGCAGAGGTGCCGCGGAACAATACGAAATTCCATTCTACACCGACCTTGACGAAGTCCTTAGCCGGGACGACGTGGACGCAGTCGCTGTTGATGCTATCACATCCGACCATCCACGCGTAATGATTGCCGCCGCTGAAGCGGGGAAACATATCTTCACCGAAAAGGCACTCGCGATTACCGTCGCGGAATGCGATCCGATTATTGAAGCCGTTGAGAAAGCGGGGGTGAAGTTCATGATTTCGCTGCCTTCTCGTGCGAACCCTGAAATCCTGTTTGCGAAAAAGGCAATTGACGACGGACTTCTCGGCGACATCACATTCGGTAGGGGACGGATAGCACACTCTGCTGCACTGGATAGTTGGTTCAGCGGCACAAGTGCTTGGTTTGCGGATCCAGTACGCGCAGGTGGTGGGGCACTCTTTGATTTAGGGTGTCACCGTGTCGATGTTATCCGGTGGTTGATGGGTGAGCCGAAAAGTGCTATCGCTAAGATTAACAACTTTACTGGTAATTTCCCGATTGACGATAATAGCGTTTCTGTCGTTGAGTTCGCGAACAAGGCACTCGGTGTGATTGATGTTGCGTGGACGCACCGTTCCGGTCCAAATATGCTTGAGATTTACGGCACAGAAGGTTCATTTGCTGCGGGACACGGCGAAATGCATTTTGAAACCCGTAAACTCTCCGACGAAGAAAAAGCAGAGTACATTGCCAACGCGCCGGCTGCACCCCCTGAACCGATGCAGCAGTGGATTAACGCTATCCTTCGCGATGAACCGATGACAATTACGATCCAAGATGGACGTAACCTCACGGAATTGATGCAAGCATTCTATATGTCCTCTGAACAGGGGCAGTCAATAGAATTCCCGCTCTAA
- the coaD gene encoding pantetheine-phosphate adenylyltransferase: MSKKIAIFPASFDPVTNGHVDLIDRICNLDVFDELVVAVGVNPAKPARFTLEERTEMLEVVIGPYPQATIDGYTGLTVHYAQKRGACAIVRGLREVSDFEWEFKMARMNQQIAPDIDTLFMMANTKYAHISSTLVMEVVQMAQRKLSEGKLREMVPEIVVEFIKKKFEVL, encoded by the coding sequence ATGTCAAAAAAAATCGCTATCTTTCCCGCGAGTTTTGATCCAGTCACCAATGGGCATGTTGATCTCATTGATCGGATTTGCAACCTTGATGTTTTCGATGAACTCGTTGTTGCTGTCGGTGTGAATCCTGCGAAACCGGCGCGTTTCACGCTTGAGGAGCGCACAGAGATGCTGGAAGTTGTCATTGGTCCGTATCCGCAAGCCACGATTGATGGCTATACTGGACTAACGGTTCATTACGCGCAAAAGCGCGGGGCGTGTGCGATTGTCCGGGGACTACGCGAAGTCTCGGATTTTGAATGGGAATTCAAAATGGCACGTATGAATCAGCAGATCGCTCCAGATATTGATACACTCTTTATGATGGCAAATACGAAGTATGCACATATCAGTTCGACACTCGTGATGGAGGTTGTGCAGATGGCGCAGCGAAAGTTAAGCGAGGGGAAGTTACGAGAGATGGTGCCAGAAATCGTGGTCGAATTTATTAAGAAGAAATTTGAGGTGTTGTAA
- a CDS encoding Gfo/Idh/MocA family oxidoreductase, translated as MSKQKLNFAFIGCGGNARGHGRSVSSVEDVEIVALADPSEGSLDAFKETVGLDDSLPTYADHVEMLAAAKPDAVVISSPHGLHFQHIMDALDAGCHVHTEKPMVCTVDHAKQVIAKVEETGLHLMIGYQRHLSPTYQYCRNVVQSGELGRVNFVSAHQSQNWYRNQQGKWRQDPFLGGGGQLNDSGSHLIDILLWVLEASPENVFAMIDNLDIEVDVLTAMTIKFDTGALCNISIVGHAYGGVQEAFSVWLEEGALHLREGTLYRQEREGGSEPVDTSEMPAQGNKDVAFIELIRGERTENPIGVENGLRVIQLTEAAWQSADLGRPVKVDLS; from the coding sequence ATGTCGAAACAGAAATTAAACTTTGCATTCATCGGGTGTGGTGGCAATGCACGTGGGCATGGACGCAGCGTCTCAAGCGTCGAAGACGTGGAGATTGTTGCCCTCGCGGATCCGAGTGAAGGTTCCCTTGATGCATTCAAAGAGACTGTCGGTTTAGATGATTCACTGCCGACCTACGCCGACCATGTTGAGATGTTAGCCGCTGCCAAACCCGATGCTGTCGTTATTAGTTCACCGCATGGACTCCATTTCCAGCATATTATGGACGCGCTTGATGCAGGGTGCCACGTGCATACTGAAAAACCGATGGTTTGCACAGTGGATCATGCGAAACAGGTAATTGCGAAGGTGGAAGAGACCGGTTTACACCTGATGATTGGATACCAGCGGCATCTGAGTCCTACCTATCAATACTGTCGCAACGTCGTCCAGAGCGGTGAGTTGGGACGTGTTAACTTCGTTTCCGCACATCAATCGCAGAATTGGTATCGGAATCAGCAGGGAAAATGGCGACAAGATCCGTTCCTCGGCGGTGGTGGGCAGCTAAACGATTCAGGAAGCCATCTTATTGACATTCTTCTCTGGGTGTTGGAAGCGAGTCCCGAAAACGTCTTCGCGATGATAGACAACTTGGATATTGAAGTGGATGTCCTCACGGCGATGACAATCAAGTTTGATACCGGTGCCTTGTGCAATATCAGCATTGTTGGACACGCCTACGGTGGCGTGCAGGAGGCTTTTTCCGTCTGGTTAGAGGAAGGCGCGCTCCATCTCCGTGAAGGGACACTCTATCGCCAAGAACGCGAAGGAGGGTCGGAACCTGTTGATACATCTGAAATGCCAGCGCAAGGCAACAAAGATGTTGCTTTTATCGAACTCATCCGCGGTGAGCGGACGGAGAACCCGATCGGCGTCGAGAACGGATTGCGCGTCATCCAATTGACCGAAGCTGCATGGCAGTCCGCCGACCTCGGTAGACCGGTCAAAGTCGATCTAAGTTAG
- a CDS encoding phytanoyl-CoA dioxygenase family protein has protein sequence MSDIGKFFHENGYYFAKGVYSAEEIQAMESDFDRVVDRLLKSDENVNARWGGRLMDALDGGESVIIHTHNIQSFSGVWLQAFMQEKFLDVTEAILGPDIMLHHSKLFCKPPETGSPFPMHQDWQYFPSAKDTMIAAIIYVSEATDEMGCVRVYPGSHKELGRMDGMMGSGKNAEVTDRYPIENATVLEAEPGDVLFFSYFTLHGSMPNHSNKTRKSVLVQMLAGDDEIEDENRHTNVKLVLRGWNHLATRSSVGRII, from the coding sequence ATGTCGGATATCGGAAAATTCTTTCACGAAAACGGATACTATTTCGCCAAAGGGGTCTATTCTGCTGAAGAGATTCAGGCGATGGAAAGCGACTTTGATCGGGTAGTGGATCGGCTCCTCAAAAGCGATGAAAACGTCAACGCGCGTTGGGGTGGTAGATTGATGGATGCCCTTGATGGTGGTGAATCCGTCATTATCCACACCCACAATATTCAGAGTTTTTCCGGGGTCTGGTTACAAGCGTTTATGCAGGAAAAGTTTCTTGATGTCACCGAAGCCATTCTCGGACCGGATATTATGCTGCACCATTCCAAACTCTTCTGCAAACCGCCAGAGACAGGTTCCCCGTTCCCGATGCACCAAGATTGGCAATACTTCCCTTCTGCCAAAGACACGATGATAGCCGCTATCATCTACGTCTCGGAAGCTACCGATGAGATGGGATGTGTCCGCGTCTATCCGGGTTCCCATAAGGAGCTTGGACGCATGGATGGTATGATGGGTAGTGGAAAAAACGCTGAAGTTACTGACCGATACCCGATTGAGAACGCGACCGTTTTGGAAGCGGAACCCGGAGATGTACTTTTCTTCAGTTACTTCACACTGCACGGTTCAATGCCAAACCATTCAAATAAGACGCGGAAAAGCGTTCTCGTTCAGATGCTCGCCGGTGACGATGAGATTGAAGATGAAAACCGACACACCAATGTCAAATTGGTGCTCCGTGGCTGGAACCATCTCGCAACCCGTTCTTCTGTCGGAAGGATTATATAA
- a CDS encoding TonB-dependent receptor codes for MKKSFYLFFLIFLISFGLLVCWIPSTSAKKDSDEKANKKLVEEKVVEVPEVTVTATRAVKDPFKTPNAITVLNLKQLERNNADIASNLLRDSVGVSAQQTTVGQGSPLLRGLTGYQTLIQVDWVRLNNSTFRSGPNQYTATIAPDILERAEVLLGSNSMLYGSGAMGGVISFFTKAVPLNPAQQTWDIHPRLLARYTTATQERLAKLEVTGNKGRFGFVAGGGVRFYGDMNPGSGYDLHYKNRKFEIVDEIPKGVKLYDYDEISKLSKDNIPGRWLIDNEGPLGWSAYDADAKIAYQLNNNSTLNVAYQMWRQPQTPRYDKIAPQEFDEFFFEPQNRDLIYANYLVTPVEGSIDTFRLTASYHRQKEGRNEVVRGATSRRQRYDTVNTIGLSAQAVSSILPRQRLVGGAEFYLDMIQSRTVKTDDKGKETVDENLGRFINGSQFWDASLYLQDEITLHERIELTLGGRATFYQTNADLSIRDKSFDEFNKFDSSLTGSAGVVVGLTDSVNFVSSFGTAFRAPSLNDTTAVEVTNEGVTAPSPDLRPETSWTVEGGLKAKHSYFRGDLILFHSRVSGLVARRPIQEAYAGETLPQLHQNLIKEYEGIDVLVFDNVDEAQYQGVEVAGLIPVFPAWSVFGNAALIRGEVLKINGKAPDPKKPWEARVRREPPLNGIVGVQWEPLDTQFWVTLYVRGAAEQRRLNRSDIRDPRMPGKTRDPAEVEFDSNGYAVDAGTPGWWTLNVRGGVKLFDYTRMTLSLENLLDQRYRPHGTGVNAPGFNVSLTLDNRF; via the coding sequence ATGAAAAAATCGTTTTATCTTTTTTTTCTTATATTCCTTATAAGTTTTGGTTTGTTAGTGTGCTGGATTCCAAGTACGAGCGCGAAAAAGGATTCTGACGAAAAAGCGAATAAAAAACTTGTGGAGGAGAAAGTTGTAGAAGTGCCAGAGGTGACCGTGACAGCCACGCGTGCTGTGAAAGATCCGTTCAAAACACCTAACGCTATTACAGTTCTCAATCTAAAACAGTTAGAACGGAACAACGCAGATATCGCGTCCAATTTGCTTCGTGATTCGGTCGGCGTTAGCGCACAGCAGACGACAGTTGGACAAGGCTCCCCGTTACTCCGGGGTCTAACTGGCTATCAAACGTTGATACAAGTCGACTGGGTTCGCCTCAACAATTCGACATTTCGTTCGGGCCCAAATCAGTACACGGCAACCATCGCACCAGACATATTAGAGCGCGCCGAGGTTTTACTCGGTTCAAACTCTATGCTATATGGCAGCGGCGCGATGGGTGGCGTTATCAGTTTCTTCACGAAAGCCGTACCGCTCAACCCAGCGCAGCAGACTTGGGATATACACCCACGACTCCTTGCTCGTTATACGACTGCCACACAGGAACGACTCGCCAAGTTAGAGGTAACAGGCAACAAAGGACGGTTCGGATTCGTCGCTGGTGGTGGCGTGCGATTCTATGGGGATATGAACCCTGGCAGCGGGTATGATCTCCACTACAAAAATCGGAAGTTTGAAATAGTAGATGAAATACCAAAAGGTGTGAAGCTCTATGACTATGATGAGATTAGTAAATTGTCAAAAGATAACATCCCTGGGAGATGGCTCATTGACAATGAAGGACCGCTGGGTTGGAGTGCTTATGATGCCGACGCGAAAATTGCATATCAACTCAATAACAACAGCACTCTCAATGTTGCTTATCAGATGTGGCGACAGCCCCAAACACCGCGGTATGACAAAATCGCACCGCAGGAGTTCGATGAATTCTTTTTTGAACCGCAAAACCGTGATCTCATTTATGCTAATTACTTAGTAACCCCAGTAGAAGGAAGCATTGACACGTTTCGTCTGACAGCCTCTTACCACCGCCAAAAAGAGGGACGAAACGAGGTAGTACGCGGCGCAACGTCTCGACGGCAGCGATACGATACTGTTAACACCATAGGCTTGAGCGCACAAGCGGTCAGCTCAATCCTTCCTCGGCAACGTTTGGTCGGCGGTGCTGAATTCTACTTGGATATGATACAAAGTCGTACCGTTAAAACAGATGATAAAGGAAAAGAAACGGTTGACGAGAACCTTGGACGTTTCATTAATGGTTCTCAGTTCTGGGACGCGAGTCTATATTTACAAGATGAAATTACACTACACGAGCGTATTGAATTGACACTCGGTGGTCGGGCAACTTTTTATCAAACCAATGCGGACCTCTCCATCCGAGATAAGAGTTTTGACGAATTCAACAAATTCGACAGCAGTTTGACGGGAAGTGCCGGAGTGGTGGTCGGTTTGACAGACTCCGTGAACTTTGTAAGCAGTTTTGGAACAGCGTTTCGTGCCCCGTCTCTAAATGACACAACCGCAGTGGAAGTCACCAATGAAGGTGTCACGGCACCAAGTCCCGATCTTAGACCGGAAACTTCGTGGACGGTTGAGGGTGGACTCAAGGCGAAACACTCTTATTTCCGTGGTGACTTAATACTATTCCACAGCCGAGTCAGCGGTTTAGTTGCACGTAGACCCATCCAAGAGGCTTACGCCGGTGAAACACTACCCCAACTCCACCAAAACCTGATTAAAGAATACGAAGGTATTGACGTACTCGTGTTCGATAACGTCGATGAAGCACAATATCAAGGGGTTGAAGTAGCCGGACTCATCCCAGTTTTCCCGGCTTGGTCAGTCTTTGGGAATGCTGCATTGATACGTGGGGAAGTCCTCAAGATTAATGGCAAAGCACCGGATCCGAAGAAACCTTGGGAAGCACGCGTTCGTAGAGAACCTCCGTTGAACGGAATCGTTGGAGTTCAATGGGAACCGTTGGATACACAGTTTTGGGTGACACTCTATGTGCGCGGTGCAGCGGAACAGAGGCGGTTGAACCGGAGCGATATTCGCGACCCGCGGATGCCGGGAAAAACGCGCGATCCGGCGGAAGTTGAATTTGATTCCAACGGTTATGCAGTAGATGCTGGGACACCCGGATGGTGGACACTCAACGTCCGCGGTGGGGTCAAACTCTTTGACTACACACGTATGACATTATCACTTGAAAACCTGCTTGACCAACGGTATCGACCACACGGTACTGGTGTAAACGCCCCAGGTTTCAATGTGAGCCTAACCTTGGACAATCGGTTTTAA
- a CDS encoding carboxypeptidase-like regulatory domain-containing protein, with translation MARFRLTFVFIVCVLLVNGAAVAQEQDIAKGGTIQGYIVDTTPAQLPIVGVRVQIDNGKGHIFKTTSAETGKFVYRDIPAGDYLINIRKFGYQSRIGKPVSVTSGGVHHVPLTMNKQKNIFTSFQSLFRTEERQEGTLQLRITTPSPQSAPIENAEVKIWQLRSGKGSSSNKVVEITGTSDADGQYRRDNLLSGVYVVAVRKDGYHTMISMTVRGNQITTAAVKFPISNGTADTYILPSQETDTKWIIRGKIFDNNFQQTPVSGVKVRISGRNLKPRKTAYSNAGGEYEFAVLPGHYSISLYKYKDGYEDATALSTVPVKSGQSSVTVIEEGMFVVYEAVAKGNVLALKHGISKRSFSERHRERIRDALLSVIFSFICGILGIFVSRFLNKPQRIRFKVLSS, from the coding sequence GTGGCACGTTTCAGGTTGACTTTTGTTTTCATTGTATGTGTATTACTGGTCAACGGAGCCGCCGTTGCACAAGAACAGGACATTGCAAAAGGTGGTACGATCCAAGGATACATCGTGGATACAACCCCCGCGCAGCTTCCTATTGTTGGTGTGCGTGTTCAGATTGACAACGGAAAAGGGCATATTTTTAAAACAACGTCTGCCGAAACAGGTAAGTTCGTATACAGAGATATACCCGCAGGTGATTATCTGATTAATATCCGCAAATTTGGATACCAAAGTCGAATTGGGAAACCCGTATCGGTCACAAGCGGTGGCGTTCATCATGTTCCCCTTACAATGAACAAACAGAAAAATATATTCACCAGCTTCCAGAGTTTGTTTAGAACTGAAGAGCGGCAAGAAGGCACACTTCAATTGCGGATTACAACGCCATCTCCGCAATCTGCTCCGATTGAAAATGCTGAAGTTAAAATTTGGCAACTGCGTAGTGGTAAAGGCAGCTCCTCAAATAAAGTCGTCGAAATCACTGGAACATCTGACGCGGATGGACAGTATCGGCGCGACAATTTACTATCGGGGGTCTACGTCGTTGCCGTTCGTAAGGACGGTTATCATACTATGATTTCAATGACTGTTCGAGGAAATCAGATTACGACTGCCGCTGTAAAATTTCCCATTTCTAATGGAACTGCGGACACCTACATTTTACCCTCACAGGAAACAGACACAAAATGGATTATTCGTGGTAAAATTTTTGATAATAACTTTCAACAAACCCCGGTAAGTGGTGTTAAAGTCCGGATTAGCGGTAGAAACTTGAAACCCCGTAAAACTGCTTATTCCAATGCAGGTGGTGAGTATGAGTTTGCTGTACTTCCAGGACACTACAGCATTTCCCTTTATAAATATAAAGATGGGTATGAGGATGCAACTGCCCTTTCCACGGTACCTGTTAAGAGTGGGCAAAGCAGCGTCACTGTAATTGAAGAAGGTATGTTCGTTGTTTACGAGGCGGTTGCGAAGGGGAATGTGCTTGCGCTTAAACACGGCATATCGAAAAGAAGTTTTTCCGAGAGACATAGGGAACGGATTCGGGACGCGCTTCTCTCCGTAATCTTCAGCTTCATCTGCGGTATATTGGGCATTTTCGTTTCAAGGTTCTTAAATAAGCCTCAACGAATTCGTTTCAAGGTTCTTAGTTCTTAA
- a CDS encoding CehA/McbA family metallohydrolase has translation MKDYQPISLSALCNVGTEVIGENATPCVGSQAFHGLPFEIAEGDACFLGFGEGVNSDSIQVPVGASPKRVIFVHRLLESRIPEGEPIGRLIANYVFHYTDGETESVPIRERFEIGSVPQGWGQQTFLAIPDRQESLASRHEGPWGSAGNRQTEVSQGTPRDYYLWTWKNPRDGVEVASIEIQPQERRFIVAAITLGYLDEDPIPRRPRREVKITLPQSEDADKPFDMEVNVDRGVATYPYPLPENTPDAFINDDFKGWGESQNNKSSPAYVEVSATSSASVEVKNQGETLGTVNWGEVQEKGTVQPNERVKVEVIDSGRNWVYTTVIDDDTNKPVPCRIHFRSPHGVPYAPHGHHAHVNSNMGTWHVDVGGDVRLGQISYAYIDGTCQGWLPRGDVIVDVARGFEYTPLRTTVNIKPGQRELTLRLKRWCDMNAERYFSGDTHVHFLSTQGAHTEAQGEDLGVVNLLLSQWGHLFTNTEEFIGRPTTSADGRSIVYATQENRQHLLGHLTLLGLKEQVAPWCSDGPGEAELGGNMEVTLSHWADACHAQGGTVVLPHIPNPNCEPATLIATGRVDAVEYLTNAMYGHLEYYRYLNCGYKLPLVGGTDKMSSDVPVGVYRTYVHIPDNEEFNYDNWCKYMSAGNTFLSGGPMIRLSVDGHPIGSTVNLPGNGGTVEVEASADSIFPIHTLQILQAGQVVASTEEKDGAAHLHLKANLKVDKHSWIAARCGGPNYAQAVPHHDGWGRGIIAHTSPVYIAVGGEWWMFDPETANYMLTLIEGGLSYIQQTARHHEHGTVTHHHGEDDHLEFLSRPFQEAREAIHRRMHQLGIPH, from the coding sequence ATGAAAGACTATCAACCTATTTCACTTTCCGCTTTGTGTAATGTTGGGACAGAAGTTATCGGTGAGAACGCAACACCGTGCGTCGGTTCGCAGGCGTTCCACGGGTTACCTTTTGAAATCGCTGAGGGTGATGCCTGTTTCTTAGGCTTCGGAGAAGGTGTTAACTCCGATTCTATTCAAGTTCCCGTAGGTGCAAGCCCGAAGCGGGTTATCTTTGTGCATCGGCTGCTTGAGTCACGCATTCCTGAAGGCGAACCGATTGGCAGACTCATTGCCAATTATGTTTTCCATTATACCGATGGTGAAACGGAAAGCGTGCCAATCCGCGAGCGCTTTGAGATCGGCAGTGTGCCACAAGGATGGGGACAACAGACGTTCCTTGCAATACCTGACCGGCAGGAAAGTTTGGCATCGCGGCACGAGGGACCTTGGGGGTCCGCGGGGAACCGACAAACAGAGGTGAGCCAAGGGACACCGCGCGACTACTATTTGTGGACCTGGAAAAATCCGAGGGACGGCGTTGAGGTCGCCTCAATTGAAATCCAACCACAGGAACGGCGTTTTATTGTTGCAGCAATCACGCTCGGTTACCTCGACGAGGACCCGATACCGCGTCGTCCCCGCCGCGAAGTCAAAATCACACTGCCGCAATCTGAGGATGCCGACAAACCCTTTGATATGGAAGTTAATGTTGACCGTGGCGTTGCGACCTACCCGTATCCATTGCCAGAGAACACGCCCGATGCCTTTATCAATGACGATTTCAAAGGCTGGGGCGAATCCCAAAACAACAAAAGCAGTCCTGCTTACGTTGAAGTATCTGCAACCTCCTCCGCAAGTGTTGAAGTCAAAAATCAAGGTGAAACGCTTGGCACTGTCAATTGGGGGGAGGTCCAAGAGAAAGGGACTGTTCAACCCAACGAGCGCGTCAAGGTAGAGGTCATCGACTCTGGTAGGAACTGGGTGTATACCACCGTAATTGATGACGATACAAACAAACCGGTGCCGTGTCGTATTCATTTCCGTTCTCCACACGGCGTGCCGTATGCGCCACATGGACACCATGCGCACGTCAATTCAAACATGGGGACGTGGCACGTAGATGTCGGTGGCGATGTGCGGCTCGGGCAGATTAGTTACGCCTATATTGATGGCACCTGTCAGGGGTGGCTGCCTCGTGGAGACGTTATTGTTGATGTCGCGCGCGGTTTTGAATATACACCTTTGCGAACTACTGTCAACATAAAACCGGGGCAGCGCGAGTTGACGTTGCGGTTAAAGCGATGGTGCGATATGAACGCTGAACGCTATTTCAGTGGTGATACGCACGTTCATTTCCTCTCAACACAGGGCGCGCATACCGAAGCCCAAGGCGAAGATCTCGGCGTTGTGAATCTTCTGCTTTCGCAGTGGGGGCATCTCTTTACGAATACAGAGGAGTTTATCGGAAGACCGACGACCTCTGCCGATGGGCGAAGCATCGTCTACGCAACGCAGGAGAACCGCCAGCACCTTCTTGGGCATCTCACGCTCCTCGGTCTAAAGGAGCAGGTCGCGCCGTGGTGTTCGGATGGTCCGGGGGAAGCAGAACTCGGTGGAAATATGGAGGTCACGCTCTCACATTGGGCGGATGCGTGTCATGCCCAGGGTGGCACTGTTGTCTTACCGCACATCCCGAACCCGAATTGTGAACCGGCGACACTCATCGCCACTGGACGTGTAGATGCTGTCGAGTATCTCACCAATGCTATGTATGGTCATCTTGAGTACTATCGTTACCTCAACTGTGGGTATAAACTACCGCTCGTCGGTGGAACGGATAAGATGAGCAGCGATGTACCGGTAGGTGTTTATCGTACTTATGTCCATATCCCCGACAATGAGGAATTCAATTACGATAACTGGTGCAAATACATGAGTGCTGGCAACACCTTCCTCAGCGGCGGTCCGATGATTCGACTCTCCGTTGATGGACACCCGATCGGTAGCACGGTTAACCTACCCGGTAACGGTGGCACTGTTGAGGTTGAAGCCTCCGCAGATTCCATCTTCCCTATTCATACGCTGCAGATTCTTCAGGCGGGACAGGTTGTCGCTTCGACTGAGGAGAAAGATGGCGCGGCGCATTTACATCTGAAAGCCAATCTGAAAGTGGACAAACATTCATGGATCGCGGCGCGGTGTGGTGGACCTAATTATGCACAAGCGGTTCCACATCACGACGGATGGGGACGCGGCATCATTGCGCATACCTCTCCGGTGTATATTGCTGTTGGCGGCGAGTGGTGGATGTTTGATCCAGAAACAGCAAACTATATGCTGACCTTGATTGAGGGTGGGTTGTCCTATATTCAGCAGACAGCGCGCCATCATGAACACGGGACTGTGACACACCATCACGGTGAAGATGACCATTTGGAATTCCTTTCTCGTCCGTTCCAAGAGGCACGGGAGGCGATTCACCGTCGGATGCATCAATTGGGGATTCCGCATTAA
- a CDS encoding ABC transporter ATP-binding protein: protein METPSFPSSNLPAFSAKDARYNHGSVEVLDVQNLCKSFDKKPFLTELTFQVGDGECLILLGRNGAGKTLLLNILATLVEPTSGSVSIDGVDAFANTKQVRPSIGYIPVAFEGYPELSVAAYLNFFAAAYKLEKRSRADAIEAVLELMDIQHLREVKIGILSTGERQRLLLAKTFLHEPQLWLLDEPCAPLDPSGQIEMAELLVELQAMQKTVVIATNRLDDVSKLYNTDSRRENFVGILYNGRFAVFDRFSELKRGGAEADSTEGPSPNWFNELFLEVTKT from the coding sequence ATGGAAACCCCATCCTTTCCTTCTTCCAATCTTCCAGCCTTTTCTGCTAAGGATGCGAGATATAATCATGGGAGCGTGGAAGTGTTGGATGTCCAGAACCTATGTAAATCTTTTGACAAGAAGCCGTTTCTCACGGAACTCACATTTCAGGTAGGCGATGGCGAGTGCCTCATTCTACTCGGTAGAAACGGCGCAGGCAAAACACTCCTGCTCAATATCTTGGCAACTTTAGTCGAACCGACATCAGGTAGCGTTTCTATTGACGGTGTTGATGCGTTTGCAAACACAAAACAGGTGCGTCCCTCTATTGGATATATCCCTGTCGCTTTTGAGGGGTATCCTGAGTTGTCCGTCGCCGCATATCTCAATTTTTTTGCTGCTGCGTATAAATTAGAGAAGCGAAGTCGTGCGGACGCAATTGAGGCAGTACTTGAGCTAATGGACATCCAACACCTACGTGAGGTCAAAATTGGGATTTTGTCAACGGGTGAACGGCAACGGCTCTTGCTCGCCAAAACCTTTTTACATGAACCGCAATTGTGGCTACTCGATGAACCCTGCGCACCGCTTGATCCAAGCGGACAGATCGAGATGGCGGAGCTGCTTGTGGAACTCCAAGCGATGCAGAAAACCGTCGTGATAGCCACCAACCGCCTTGACGATGTCTCTAAGTTATACAATACTGATTCGCGTCGCGAAAATTTTGTCGGGATTCTGTACAACGGACGCTTTGCTGTTTTCGACAGGTTTAGTGAATTGAAGCGAGGGGGTGCGGAAGCCGATAGTACAGAAGGTCCCTCGCCAAATTGGTTTAATGAACTCTTTCTGGAGGTTACAAAAACATAA